Sequence from the Nocardiopsis sp. YSL2 genome:
GCTCACCGAACCGTCCGACCGCCTCGGCCAGGGCGTCGCGGCCCTCCGCGCCCAGGATGTTCCACCGGTCGGCCCACTCGCCGACGGCCTGGGCGGTGGCGGCGCGCAGTCCGGTGAGCTCCTCGTCGGCACGGGCGCAGCCGTCCTGGGCCTCATCGAGGTCGGCGACGGCGCGGGCGCTGTCGGCGTCGGCGCGCCGACGGGCCGCCTCGGCCGTGTCGAGGGCGTCCAGGTGCTCGCGGACCGCTCGGACGTCGTCCTCACGGGCGGCGGCACGGGCCCGGGCGGTGGTCGGCAGGTCCTCGCCGGTGTCGACGGGCCCTTCGGCGTCGTGCCCGATCCCGGCGGTGTCGGCCGCGTCGGCGAGCTCTCCGGACAGACGCCGGGCGGAGGCGCGGTCGCGGTCGATGCGCTCGGCGACGCGGGCGGCCTCGGTGCGCAGGTGGGTGATCTCCTGGACCTGGTTGTCCACCCGGGCGGCCTGGGTGGCCAGGAGGCGGGAGCGCTCGTCGTGGTGCAGGCGCCGGGTGCGCAGGCTCTCGTGGCTGCGCAGGGCCTCGTCGGCCTCCAGGGCCTTGACCTCGGCCGCCAGCGTGCCGATCCGGGTGTCCAGGGCCTGTTCGCGGGTGCGGGCGTCGTCCCGGGCCAGGGTGGAGCGGTGGTTCTCCTCGGAGGCCGCCCTCACGGTGTCGGCGTGCGCGGCGGCCTGGTCGACGGCCGCGGTGACGGTGGCGAGCCGGTGGCGGGCGTTGGTGGTGAGGTAGTCGGCGTACTCGCGGGTGAAGGACCGTACCGCCTCGTCGGCGGCGGTGGCGTTGTCGAAGCGGACCTGGACGGCGGCGAGGTTGGCGAAGTCGCGGGCGGCCTGGTCCACGAGTGCCTCGTCGACGGGGCTGAGTCCGCTGGTGAGGGTGTCGGAGACCTTCTCCGGGTCCAGGTCCTTGGCGAGCAGCGGGCGGCGCAGGGCCAGCAGCAGGTCCAGGAGCTGGATGTAGCGGTCCCTGAGTCCGAACAGGCGGGCGTCGACGGCGCGCCGGTAGTCCGCGGCGGTGCCGTGGTGGGCGTCCTCGCCCAGGACGGCCTTGAGCTGGCGTTCGGTCAGTGGACGGTGGTCGGCGGCGAGCAGGCCGAAGTCCACGCCCAGGCGCTGGTCGGTGACGAAGAAGGACGGCGCGACGCCGTCGCGGTGCTTGTGCGCGCGCAGTCCGATGACGAGGGTGACCGTCTCGGTGTCGCCTCCGGTCCCCACGCCGGGGCGGGCGAACTCCATCCACACGTACCCGTACGCCGACTCGTCCCCCCGGTAGAGCAGGTTGGACTTCATCGTGCGGTTCTGGCCGCTGAAGGGGTCGAGCCGGCGGGCGTCGGTGTAGCCGTCCAGGATGAAGGGGAACAGCACCTCCAGCGCCTTGGTCTTGCCCGAGCCGTTGTGCCCGCGCAGGATCAGGCGCCCGTCGGCGAAGGCGAACTCCTCGTCGACGTAGTCCCAGACGTTGATCACGCCGGCGCGGCTGGGCCGGAAGCGGTCGCTCCTGCGGGTCATTCGGGCTTTCCTTCGGGATCGGGGGCGGCGGTCGCGCCGGCGGGGGGAGCGTGCTCGTCCAGGGGGCCGAACGGGAGGTGGCCGGTGGCCTCGCGTTCGGGGAGGGCGCCCTGGATGTTGCGGTAGCGCAACGCGGCGGGCATGACGAGGACGCCGCCGGGCACCGGGCGGACCAGGCGCAGGTCGGCGAGCAGGGCCAGGGCGGCGTCCAGCAGACCGTGCGGGTCCTGCTGCCAGGCGTTGGTGAAGGAGACCGCGCCGAACTCGGCGAACAGGTCGGCCACCATGTCCTCCAGGCGCCCGCGCTCGACCAGGGGCACCCGCTGGGAGTCGGCGGCCGGGGCCGGGGCGCGGTCCGCGGTGTCGGTCCAGGCGAGTTCGCCCACCACGCCGTGCCGGGGCAGTCCGGCGTCGACGAGGCGGACGAGGTCGGCGTGCTCGCCCGATCGCGAGGGCGCCTCCATGTGCACCAGGGCCGCCCATGAGGTCTCGAACAGGTCGGCCAGCTGGGCCAGCAGCAGGCCGGCCGTGCGGGTGACCGCACCCCCGCGCCCTGGGAAGGGCCGGTCGGTGAAGAGCCCGCCGGGGTCGGCGAGCAGCACGCCCTCCGCCCTGCGCTCCACCGTCAGGCCGGTGATCCGGGCGACCTCCTCGGCCAGGCCCCTGGTGCGCAGGGCCGCGGCCGTGTCGGCGTCGAGGTCGGCGTAGTAGACGGCCGGGTGCTCCAGGAGCAGGCGGCGCGCCCGCTGGGCGGTGCGCTCCCGCCGCGCTCCCCCCGCCTCGGTGTCGCTGAGCAGGCCGGTGACGCTGCCCAGGTGCTGCACGGGGCGGGCCGGACGGAAGAGGATCTCGCAGACGTCGTGGTCGACGTCGAAGAGGGCGTCGGCCTGGTCTCCGCCGCGCGCCCAGGCCTCGAGGGAGCCGTCGGACAGGTGCAGGGCGCCGCGGTCCAGCAGCCAGTGGGCGACGTCGACCAGCGCGGCCTTGTGCGTGGAGTCGGTGGGGTCGTAGCCCAGCCCTTCGACGGCGTTGGCGCCGGGCGTGAACAGGCGGACCAGGTCACCGAGGCTGATCTCGATCTGCGAGCGCTGGAAGCAGGCCAGCAGCAGGCACAGGTAGGCCAGGCGGCGGCGGTCGAAGGGCCGTCCCCGTCGGGAGAAGACCTGGCGCTGGGTGGGGTCGAGCTCGTCGAGTTCACGCACCAGCCGGACGTGGTCGGTGGTGGCGATGAGCGTGTAGCCGAACAGGCCGCGCAGGTCCTCGGCCAGTTGGTCGGCCCAGCGCAGGACCTGGTCGAGCGCCCCGGGGCGCGGACGCGTCGCGGTGATGAGGTCGCAGGTCAGAACGCGTCGCACGGCCTGCTGGTAGGAGCCCAGGTCGGCGGGGTCGACGGTGCGGGCGGGGCCTCGGTGGCCGGCCATCACGTCCCCTTCCCAGTAGTAGTCACGGCCTCAGGCCTCGCATCACACACCGGCGTCATCGCAGTCCAGAGGGCTTTGCAGAATATTCTCGGGGAACACTCGACCCAGATTGGGAGATATCTGGGAGATCGTTCTCTGAGTCAGCTCCCCGAGAGCCGGTTCTCACCACCTCCACAGTAGTGCTCTTCGAGCAGCGGCACGACGCCGAACAGCGTCTCCCTCTCCTGATCGGACAGGGCTGCGACGCTCTGCGTCCACCGACTTTCGAGCGCGGAGAGTACACGCTGCCTCATCTGCGGTGTGACATGCTCGTACACCCGGGCCATGCCCAGCATCTTGTGCCCCAGCCTGGCCGCACGGGCAACCTCGGGGATCTCGTCCTCGGCGAGCCAGGTTCGCTGGGTGTGCCGCCCCTCATGGAAGGTGAACCCCGGCAAAAGCGGACGCCGCAGCCACGCCTGGTCACTCCGGGGATCACCATTCCAAGCAGGGCGCCAGAGCCCTACCTGGAAGTTCCGACGACGCATCAGACCCCCCTTGGGGCCGGTGAACAGGTAGTCGGACTCACAGGCCTCGATCAGGTCCGTGTAGAGGGCGTCCAGGAACGGCGGGAGCTCGATCGAGCGCTTCCCTGCCGGGGTCTTGGTTTTCTTCGCTGTCTCGAACTTTCCGCTGACTTCCAGTAACGGCGTGCGTATCGGGACAGCGTGGTTGACCTCGTCGTAGTCATGCGGCCGCAGACCGACGAGTTCCGACCAGCGCGCCCCTGTGTATCCGTTCATCAGGGCCAGCACGAATCCGACCCGCCCGAAGGACGCGTGCAACCGCACGGCCGCCCTCAGGAACTGCACGGGCGTGGCCACCTGTCGTTCAGGCTCGTACTCACCCGTAGTCACTCGCACATCGCGGGCGGGGTTAGCAGGTGTCTTGCGTGCCTTGACCGCGACGGCGAGAATGTGCGAGAAGTATCCGAACACGGTCGCCACTGACGCCTCCGCCAACTTCTCGTGCAGGCTCTGTGCCCATCGCTCGATCTCCAGGTAGTCGTTGAAGATCGCCCCCAGAGGCCAGTCCTTCCACTGCGGCAGGATGTGGCAGTCCAGATTGGATCGGTTCTTATCCCGGGTGTTGTTCGACACGCGCGCGGTGGCGAACACCTTCTCGGCGAACGGCCCGAACTTTTCCTGCGCGTGTGTGGGGTCGATCCAGGTATTTCGGCGGATGTCGGTCTCCTGGTCCCGCCCCCAGGCGAGGGCGGATTCCTTGGTCTCGAACCCCGACTCCGAGGCCCAGGCGCCGTCAGGCTTTTTGTACTTCACTCGCCAGGTTCCTCCCCGGCGTTCTGCGTACGCCATGCGCACTCCTTTCCATTCACAGGGGTCATTCGTCCGCGCGTCGGCGCGGACGAGAAGAACGGGACACGGGAGCGCGGTGTCCGGACTCGATGATCTGTTCGATGTCGGTTGCGCTGAAGCGCAGATGCTTCCCGATGAAGGTGCAGGGCACCTGGCGAGCGGAAACACGCTTGCGCAGCCAGGACTCGGGGACCTTGAGCAGAGCGGCGGCCTCAGCCGGGGTGTAGACCGTTGGAGGCGAGCTCGCATCTTGGTCTCGCCGATCGCCAGAGCTTGCAGAATAACCGCGTTTTTCCTGTTCAAACACCCGTTTGCCGCGCTGGTTAGAGGGGTCTAGCTTTCCGGTCACCTGGCACTCCTGCTCTGTGCCGCGGCACGGCTACGGGTGTCACGGCATGCCGCTCCTAGCACCGAAGCAGACGCACAAGGTTTCATCTCCGGCTCACCCGCACTTGCCGGGTGACTCGGCATCGGCATGGTCGGTGAGCGGTGCCGAACGGCTCTCGCGGCCTGTTGCGGCACGACGCCGTTGCCGAGGGCCTGAAGCTGGGCGGTTCGCGGCAGGCCGAGGTCAGGGTCGGTGACCCAGCCTTCGGGAAGACCCACCATCCACTCGACCAGCTCAGAACTCATCCGGGGCTGTCTCCGGATGCCGGCTTCGGTCGGCGGTGGTGCCGCTCGGCCGAGCACCGCTTCCCATCGGCGGATCGCGGGTTCGTACTGCCCCCATGCGTACGCGAACGGCGGCGCTGTGTACACAGCACGTGGCCCGTGTTGCCGCGATGCGTACCAATGGCCGCGGAGGGCAGACTGGGGCGACCGTGTGAATCCCACTGGGTCGGGCTGCCCTTCGCACAGTCGCTGGCGCGGGGCGTGGGCAGAAACATGCTGCCGCTGCGCCTGCGGGTTGTGGTTGCCGCAGTGCGGGTGGTTGCGTACGCGAGGGTGTGGGGCGCATGCCAGTGCACATCGGCCACCCGTCGTCCGCGCCACACACCCGTGCCTTCGCACCGGTTCACGTTGCACGCTCTGGTTCGAGCGTCGCTGGCGCGTGGGGTGGGCAGCAACGAACACTCGTTCGCGGCGGTGGCACGCGCCGGCGTCGATGGCGCGTACGCTGCACCATCGAGCGTCATACCCCGCGCGGGCCAGGTCCGCGAGTACGCGGTCGAACCCCCTTCCCTTCCAGCGCAGGGCGGCCACGTTCTCCAGCACGAGCAGGTCCGGTCGTAGACGGCGAACGGCGTCCATGACGTGGTGCCACACACTGGAGTGCTCTCCTTTCTCGATACCGGCGCCCCGGCCGGCCGGGCTGATGTCCTGACAGGGGAACCCTGCGGTGATCACGTCCGGGCGCGGCACGTGTGCCCAGTGCACGGCGGCCAGGCCGCCGAGGTTGGGGGTTCCGGGGAAGCGTTGCGCAAGCAGGCGGCTGATGTGGGGGTCGTGGTCGGCGGCCCACAGAAGGCGTGCGTTGCCGCCCACTGCGGCGGCAACTCCCATGTCGAGGCCTGCGTATCCGGTGCACAGCGACCCGATCGTCGTGTCCTGCTCCAGCGGCAGCGACGGCA
This genomic interval carries:
- a CDS encoding DUF2398 family protein, producing MAGHRGPARTVDPADLGSYQQAVRRVLTCDLITATRPRPGALDQVLRWADQLAEDLRGLFGYTLIATTDHVRLVRELDELDPTQRQVFSRRGRPFDRRRLAYLCLLLACFQRSQIEISLGDLVRLFTPGANAVEGLGYDPTDSTHKAALVDVAHWLLDRGALHLSDGSLEAWARGGDQADALFDVDHDVCEILFRPARPVQHLGSVTGLLSDTEAGGARRERTAQRARRLLLEHPAVYYADLDADTAAALRTRGLAEEVARITGLTVERRAEGVLLADPGGLFTDRPFPGRGGAVTRTAGLLLAQLADLFETSWAALVHMEAPSRSGEHADLVRLVDAGLPRHGVVGELAWTDTADRAPAPAADSQRVPLVERGRLEDMVADLFAEFGAVSFTNAWQQDPHGLLDAALALLADLRLVRPVPGGVLVMPAALRYRNIQGALPEREATGHLPFGPLDEHAPPAGATAAPDPEGKPE
- a CDS encoding tyrosine-type recombinase/integrase — protein: MAYAERRGGTWRVKYKKPDGAWASESGFETKESALAWGRDQETDIRRNTWIDPTHAQEKFGPFAEKVFATARVSNNTRDKNRSNLDCHILPQWKDWPLGAIFNDYLEIERWAQSLHEKLAEASVATVFGYFSHILAVAVKARKTPANPARDVRVTTGEYEPERQVATPVQFLRAAVRLHASFGRVGFVLALMNGYTGARWSELVGLRPHDYDEVNHAVPIRTPLLEVSGKFETAKKTKTPAGKRSIELPPFLDALYTDLIEACESDYLFTGPKGGLMRRRNFQVGLWRPAWNGDPRSDQAWLRRPLLPGFTFHEGRHTQRTWLAEDEIPEVARAARLGHKMLGMARVYEHVTPQMRQRVLSALESRWTQSVAALSDQERETLFGVVPLLEEHYCGGGENRLSGS
- a CDS encoding helix-turn-helix domain-containing protein, translated to MTGKLDPSNQRGKRVFEQEKRGYSASSGDRRDQDASSPPTVYTPAEAAALLKVPESWLRKRVSARQVPCTFIGKHLRFSATDIEQIIESGHRAPVSRSSRPRRRADE
- a CDS encoding DNA cytosine methyltransferase is translated as MTADLPSLPLEQDTTIGSLCTGYAGLDMGVAAAVGGNARLLWAADHDPHISRLLAQRFPGTPNLGGLAAVHWAHVPRPDVITAGFPCQDISPAGRGAGIEKGEHSSVWHHVMDAVRRLRPDLLVLENVAALRWKGRGFDRVLADLARAGYDARWCSVRAIDAGACHRRERVFVAAHPTRQRRSNQSVQREPVRRHGCVARTTGGRCALACAPHPRVRNHPHCGNHNPQAQRQHVSAHAPRQRLCEGQPDPVGFTRSPQSALRGHWYASRQHGPRAVYTAPPFAYAWGQYEPAIRRWEAVLGRAAPPPTEAGIRRQPRMSSELVEWMVGLPEGWVTDPDLGLPRTAQLQALGNGVVPQQAARAVRHRSPTMPMPSHPASAGEPEMKPCASASVLGAACRDTRSRAAAQSRSAR